Proteins found in one Pagrus major chromosome 20, Pma_NU_1.0 genomic segment:
- the mxra7 gene encoding uncharacterized protein mxra7 isoform X2, giving the protein MELTFIFSAAIFTLLAIVVATSLLNGSSSSSSADFSSARRYFGSGSEQPKQNGHVPDNKKKQEAPDDWCDLSGSSHDHWDVVKSVQSEEAQPHADSEEQETSGERSSSTSMSLETEGATESPDINDKLEPNDDCLKYLPGKARSHHLEMMMSTEELEEEQRVQREQLSAIFQLLKDNKETFGDVSEGDMEEQLRLYSI; this is encoded by the exons ATGgagctgacatttattttctcagctGCTATTTTCACGCTGCTCGCCATCGTGGTCGCCACCTCGCTCCTGAACggatcctcatcctcatcctcggCGGACTTCAGCAGCGCGCGGCGGTACTTCGGTTCGGGTTCGGAGCAGCCGAAGCAGAACGGCCATGTACCCGACAACAAGAAGAAGCAGGAGGCGCCGGACGACTGGTGCGACCTCAGCGGCAGCTCACACGATCACTGGGATGTGGTGAAATCTGTGCAATCA GAGGAGGCACAGCCCCACGCTGACTCCGAAGAACAGGAAACATCAGGGGAGcgctcctcctccacatccaTGAGCTTAGAG ACCGAAGGAGCCACAGAGAGCCCAGACATCAACG ATAAACTGGAGCCAAATGACGACTGCCTGAAGTACCTGCCTGGAAAGGCGCGATCCCACCACTTGGAGATGATGATGTccacagaggagctggaggaggagcagag GGTGCAACGCGAGCAGCTGTCCGCCATCTTCCAGCTGCTGAAAGACAACAAGGAGACGTTCGGGGACGTGTCGGAGGGAGACATGGAGGAGCAGCTCCGACTCTACTCCATCTGA
- the mxra7 gene encoding uncharacterized protein mxra7 isoform X3, whose product MELTFIFSAAIFTLLAIVVATSLLNGSSSSSSADFSSARRYFGSGSEQPKQNGHVPDNKKKQEAPDDWCDLSGSSHDHWDVVKSVQSTEGATESPDINDKLEPNDDCLKYLPGKARSHHLEMMMSTEELEEEQRVQREQLSAIFQLLKDNKETFGDVSEGDMEEQLRLYSI is encoded by the exons ATGgagctgacatttattttctcagctGCTATTTTCACGCTGCTCGCCATCGTGGTCGCCACCTCGCTCCTGAACggatcctcatcctcatcctcggCGGACTTCAGCAGCGCGCGGCGGTACTTCGGTTCGGGTTCGGAGCAGCCGAAGCAGAACGGCCATGTACCCGACAACAAGAAGAAGCAGGAGGCGCCGGACGACTGGTGCGACCTCAGCGGCAGCTCACACGATCACTGGGATGTGGTGAAATCTGTGCAATCA ACCGAAGGAGCCACAGAGAGCCCAGACATCAACG ATAAACTGGAGCCAAATGACGACTGCCTGAAGTACCTGCCTGGAAAGGCGCGATCCCACCACTTGGAGATGATGATGTccacagaggagctggaggaggagcagag GGTGCAACGCGAGCAGCTGTCCGCCATCTTCCAGCTGCTGAAAGACAACAAGGAGACGTTCGGGGACGTGTCGGAGGGAGACATGGAGGAGCAGCTCCGACTCTACTCCATCTGA
- the mxra7 gene encoding uncharacterized protein mxra7 isoform X1, producing the protein MELTFIFSAAIFTLLAIVVATSLLNGSSSSSSADFSSARRYFGSGSEQPKQNGHVPDNKKKQEAPDDWCDLSGSSHDHWDVVKSVQSEEAQPHADSEEQETSGERSSSTSMSLEVDSSSDASSVRSRRSFIGLSDKELLKCAFSHPQTEGATESPDINDKLEPNDDCLKYLPGKARSHHLEMMMSTEELEEEQRVQREQLSAIFQLLKDNKETFGDVSEGDMEEQLRLYSI; encoded by the exons ATGgagctgacatttattttctcagctGCTATTTTCACGCTGCTCGCCATCGTGGTCGCCACCTCGCTCCTGAACggatcctcatcctcatcctcggCGGACTTCAGCAGCGCGCGGCGGTACTTCGGTTCGGGTTCGGAGCAGCCGAAGCAGAACGGCCATGTACCCGACAACAAGAAGAAGCAGGAGGCGCCGGACGACTGGTGCGACCTCAGCGGCAGCTCACACGATCACTGGGATGTGGTGAAATCTGTGCAATCA GAGGAGGCACAGCCCCACGCTGACTCCGAAGAACAGGAAACATCAGGGGAGcgctcctcctccacatccaTGAGCTTAGAGGTAGACTCGTCGTCCGATGCCTCCTCGGTGCGGAGCCGTAGGTCATTCATCGGGCTCTCTGATAAGGAGCTCCTAAAGTGTGCTTTCTCTCACCCCCAGACCGAAGGAGCCACAGAGAGCCCAGACATCAACG ATAAACTGGAGCCAAATGACGACTGCCTGAAGTACCTGCCTGGAAAGGCGCGATCCCACCACTTGGAGATGATGATGTccacagaggagctggaggaggagcagag GGTGCAACGCGAGCAGCTGTCCGCCATCTTCCAGCTGCTGAAAGACAACAAGGAGACGTTCGGGGACGTGTCGGAGGGAGACATGGAGGAGCAGCTCCGACTCTACTCCATCTGA
- the srsf2a gene encoding serine and arginine rich splicing factor 2a isoform X1, translated as MSYGRPPPDVEGMTSLKVDNLTYRTSPETLRRVFEKYGRVGDVYIPRDRYTKESRGFAFVRFLDKRDAEDAMDAMDGALLDGRELRVQMARYGRPPDSMYSRRGAPQRRYGGYGRRSRSRSASPRRRRRSRSRSRSRSRSRSRSRHHYSRSRSRSYSRSRSRSRSKSKSKSRTPRRSKSKSPSRSRSRSRSKSRSRTPQSNRGSKSRSRSKSKSRPKSPEDNGAEC; from the exons ATGAGCTACGGAAGGCCGCCGCCAGACGTGGAGGGGATGACCTCCCTGAAAGTGGACAACCTCACGTACCGCACCTCGCCGGAGACTCTGCGCCGCGTTTTTGAGAAGTACGGCCGCGTGGGCGATGTGTATATCCCCCGGGATAGGTACACCAAGGAGAGCCGCGGGTTCGCTTTCGTGCGGTTCCTCGACAAGCGCGACGCCGAGGACGCGATGGACGCGATGGACGGCGCGCTGCTCGACGGGAGGGAGCTCCGGGTGCAGATGGCCCGCTACGGACGACCTCCGGACTCCATGTACAGCCGGAGAGGGGCTCCGCAACGCAGATATGGAGGGTATGGGCGCAGAAGCAGGAG CCGTTCAGCCAGTCCACGCCGCCGCAGACGTAGCCGAAGCCGCTCCAGGAGCCGAAGCCGTTCCCGATCCAGGAGCCGCCACCACTACAGCCGTTCCAGGTCCCGCTCCTACTCCAGATCCAGGTCACGGTCCAGGTCCAAGTCTAAGTCCAAGTCCAGAACCCCCAGGCGAAGCAAGTCGAAGTCTCCCTCCAGGTCACGGTCCCGCTCCAGGTCCAAGTCGAGGAGTCGAACCCCGCAATCCAACAGAGGGTCCAaatccaggtccaggtccaaaTCCAAGAGTAGGCCTAAATCCCCAGAGGACAACGGAGCAGAGTGTTAA
- the srsf2a gene encoding serine and arginine rich splicing factor 2a isoform X2 produces MSYGRPPPDVEGMTSLKVDNLTYRTSPETLRRVFEKYGRVGDVYIPRDRYTKESRGFAFVRFLDKRDAEDAMDAMDGALLDGRELRVQMARYGRPPDSMYSRRGAPQRRYGGRSASPRRRRRSRSRSRSRSRSRSRSRHHYSRSRSRSYSRSRSRSRSKSKSKSRTPRRSKSKSPSRSRSRSRSKSRSRTPQSNRGSKSRSRSKSKSRPKSPEDNGAEC; encoded by the exons ATGAGCTACGGAAGGCCGCCGCCAGACGTGGAGGGGATGACCTCCCTGAAAGTGGACAACCTCACGTACCGCACCTCGCCGGAGACTCTGCGCCGCGTTTTTGAGAAGTACGGCCGCGTGGGCGATGTGTATATCCCCCGGGATAGGTACACCAAGGAGAGCCGCGGGTTCGCTTTCGTGCGGTTCCTCGACAAGCGCGACGCCGAGGACGCGATGGACGCGATGGACGGCGCGCTGCTCGACGGGAGGGAGCTCCGGGTGCAGATGGCCCGCTACGGACGACCTCCGGACTCCATGTACAGCCGGAGAGGGGCTCCGCAACGCAGATATGGAGG CCGTTCAGCCAGTCCACGCCGCCGCAGACGTAGCCGAAGCCGCTCCAGGAGCCGAAGCCGTTCCCGATCCAGGAGCCGCCACCACTACAGCCGTTCCAGGTCCCGCTCCTACTCCAGATCCAGGTCACGGTCCAGGTCCAAGTCTAAGTCCAAGTCCAGAACCCCCAGGCGAAGCAAGTCGAAGTCTCCCTCCAGGTCACGGTCCCGCTCCAGGTCCAAGTCGAGGAGTCGAACCCCGCAATCCAACAGAGGGTCCAaatccaggtccaggtccaaaTCCAAGAGTAGGCCTAAATCCCCAGAGGACAACGGAGCAGAGTGTTAA
- the rnf157 gene encoding E3 ubiquitin ligase RNF157 isoform X2, producing MGALTSRQNIGVEEVDIPSNSVYRYPPKSGSYFASHFIMGGEKFDSTHPEGYLFGENTDLNFLGTRPVAFPYAAPPPQEPVKTLRSLINIRKDTLRLVRCSEDLKLPGDEAAVKNRACYNIEFTFDADTQVAITIYYQAIEEFHNGVPVYLPQDSSLQSETVHFKRGVCQQFCLPSHTVNLSEWADEELLFDMDKEIFPMVVQAVVDEGEEHLGHSHILLATFEKHMDGSYCVKPLKQKQVVDGVSYLLQEIYGIENKYNSQESKVADDEISDNSAECVVCLSDVRDTLILPCRHLCLCNACADTLRYQANCCPICRLPFRALLQIRAMRKKLSPLSPTSFNPVITSQTSDSEEHSASEHIPPGYEAVSLLEALNGPLNTSSLAPPPLHSGPSHVSGALPPYSSEPHPAPARSLSPLDHSNSSQGLKLKKSGSKSLSQNSSVLPEEEDEKSCSESEACRHKLAVDQQENGVTPDSENLTLSSSGAIDHSSCTGTPLSSTITSPEDPVSSSLVQSVMSMASSHSQHSHISTDTMSSMSGSYLAGAEGEPGGDDGGDVEGEENQDAPMESRGPSQQDGEFSQEPKEQNYSVAVEEQDSEGNDVTEEDCSSPSNGKGLMYLGGYRPVLEPLPHHTSTSNINLEEQGAENRDGQSPKHPRRGPLIV from the exons ATGGGAGCTTTAACGAGCAGGCAGAACATAGGCGTGGAAGAAGTGGACATCCCGTCCAACTCGGTGTACCGCTATCCACCGAAATCTG GGAGTTACTTCGCCAGCCACTTCATCATGGGGGGAGAGAAGTTTGACTCCACCCATCCGGAGGGTTACCTGTTTGGGGAAAACACAGACCTTAACTTCCTGGGGACCAGACCTGTTGCG ttccCGTACGCAGCCCCTCCACCTCAGGAACCAGTCAAGACGTTACGAAGCCTTATAAACATCCGCAAGGACACGCTGCGGCTCGTAAG GTGCAGCGAGGACCTGAAGCTGCCGGGCGACGAGGCGGCGGTGAAGAACAGGGCCTGCTACAACATAGAGTTCACCTTCGACGCCGACACACAGGTGGCCATAACCATCTACTACCAGGCCATAGAGGAGTTTCACAATGGAGTGCCAGT TTACCTGCCCCAGGACAGCTCTCTGCAGTCCGAGACGGTGCACTTCAAGAGGGGAGTGTGCCAGCAGTTCTGTCTGCCCTCACACACCGTCAACCTCAGCGAGTGGGCTGACGAGGAG ctgctgttcGACATGGACAAAGAGATTTTCCCCATGGTGGTGCAGGCCGTCGTAGACGAGGGGGAAG AACATTTGGGCCACTCTCACATACTGCTGGCGACGTTTGAAAAG CACATGGACGGGAGCTACTGTGTGAAGCCTCTGAAGCAGAAACAAGTG GTGGATGGAGTGAGTTATCTGCTGCAGGAGATCTATGGGATTGAGAACAAATACAACAGCCAAGAATCAAAG GTTGCTGACGATGAGATCAGTGACAACAGCGCtgagtgtgtggtgtgtttgtcGGATGTGCGGGACACACTCATCCTGCCGTGCAGACACCTGTGTCTCTGCAACGCCTGCGCAGACACTCTGCGCTACCAGGCCAACTGCTGCCCCATCTGCAGACTGC CCTTCAGAGCTCTGCTGCAGATTCGAGCCATGAGGAAGAAGCTCAGTCCTCTCTCACCCACCAGCTTTAACCCCGTCATCACTTCACAGACGTCTGACTCAGAGGAACACTCG GCGTCTGAGCACATCCCTCCAGGCTACGAGGCCGTGTCTCTCCTGGAGGCTTTGAACGGCCCCCTCAACACCTCCTCCTTggcccctcctcctctgcactcCGGTCCCAGCCACGTCTCCGGAGCGCTGCCGCCGTACAGCAGCGAGCCGCACCCGGCGCCGGCCCGCTCCCTCTCCCCTCTAGACCACTCCAACTCCAGTCAGGGACTCAAACTCAAGAAGAGTGGATCAAA GTCACTTTCCCAGAATTCCTCTGTGCTTCccgaggaggaggatgagaagtCTTGCAGTGAATCGGAGGCCTGTCGCCACAAACTCGCAGTGGACCagcaggag AACGGAGTGACTCCAGACAGCGAGAACCTGACTCTCTCCTCGTCTGGAGCCATCGACCACTCATCCTGCACCGGGACCCCGCTgtcctccaccatcacctcccctgaag ACCCAGTGAGCAGCAGCCTGGTCCAGTCAGTGATGTCCATGGCCTCGTCCCACTCGCAGCACTCCCACATCAGCACTGACACCATGTCCTCCATGTCAGGGTCCTACCTGGCCGGGGCCGAAGGCGAGCCCGGGGGCGACGACGGTGGAGACGTGGAGGGCGAGGAGAACCAGGACGCCCCCATGGAGAGCCGAGGGCCGTCGCAGCAGGACGGG gaGTTTTCCCAGGAGCCAAAGGAACAAAACTACTCAGTGGCTGTAGAGGAGCAGGACTCAGAG gGTAACGATGTCACTGAAGAGGACTGCTCCTCCCCGTCTAATGGGAAAG